The stretch of DNA CAGCTTCACCTCGTACCGAGGTGAGGCGGTCGGTCTGATCGGCTCCAACGGTTCCGGCAAGTCGACCATGCTGGCCGCCATCGCGGGCCTGCTGCCGACCGAGAAGGGCGGCATCTACACCAACGGCCAGCCCTCGCTGCTGGGCGTCAACGCGGCCCTGATGAACGACCTGACCGGTGACCGCAACGTCATCCTGGGCTGCCTGGCGATGGGCATGTCCCCGGAGGAGGTGAAGCGTCGCTACCAGGAGATCGTGGACTTCTCCGGCATCAACGAGAAGGGCGACTTCATCTCGCTGCCGATGCGCACCTATTCCTCGGGCATGGCGGCCCGCCTGCGCTTCTCGATCGCGGCGGCCAAGACCCACGAGGTGCTGCTCATCGACGAGGCGCTCGCCACCGGTGACCAGAAGTTCCAGAAGCGCAGCGAGGCCCGGATCCGGGAGCTCCGCAAGGAGGCCGGCACGGTCTTCCTGGTGTCGCACAACAACAACGCGATCCGGGACACCTGCGAGCGGACCATCTGGATCGAGAAGGGCGAGATGGTCATGGACGGCCACACCGACGAGGTCGTCCGCGAGTACGAGAAGTTCAACCGCGGCTGATAATCCGAATGCTCCGGCCTCCCTGCCTTCTGAGACGGGGAGGCCGGAGCATTTTGGTAGAGGCGTTCGGATTACGGCTGACGTGCCGCTCGGATTAGCGGCACTCGTGCACTGTGCCCTGCAGGTTGTTGTACGTTCCGGAGTCCCAGATGGGAGTGCCCGACGGCGTGTAGATCACCAGATTGCCGTCGTCCTGCACGGCGACGCGGCCCTCTGCGGCGGAGGAGTCCCCCCAGATGCACTCGAGCTGGTGGCCGTACCAAGGGTGAGAGAACAACTTG from Kitasatospora sp. MMS16-BH015 encodes:
- a CDS encoding ABC transporter ATP-binding protein, whose translation is MTKADTRIPTVVVDDVHIVYRVHGAGSGKGSATSALSRLISKRSSPAIREVHAVRGISFTSYRGEAVGLIGSNGSGKSTMLAAIAGLLPTEKGGIYTNGQPSLLGVNAALMNDLTGDRNVILGCLAMGMSPEEVKRRYQEIVDFSGINEKGDFISLPMRTYSSGMAARLRFSIAAAKTHEVLLIDEALATGDQKFQKRSEARIRELRKEAGTVFLVSHNNNAIRDTCERTIWIEKGEMVMDGHTDEVVREYEKFNRG